tgAGGAGTGTgcgaatgcggtggtcggcaacatgctcgaaaattatcgaaagagtGTCATCTTGGCAGGTAGAAATTTTTCATGCGTTGCGGGGTTTATCAAAGACTGCAAGTCCACCCGCAGCATATAGGACACGAAGTTTGCATTGTGGATGCTAATGTCTCCCATAACGaaacgccatgaaaacgttcggcgcagtccgagactcacgtccattTGGCAATAGTCATAGGTGCGGTTGGAAGAGGAGTTCGCGGAATTAGGGCGCACGGACGGGGCATGGGGAAAACCGATACCTaagcgcccgtgtcgaccaggaaggAACATCTGATTTCGGGGTTGAAGATTGTAAGCCGACGtcgtactgcgcttcgggtagtaCATTTAGTTGCTTGAGCTCCGTAtttccgatggtaccaacaaaccgtCGAGGTTGATGAAGGTCCCGGCGTGCTACTACCCCAACgcccttttcgggaagcagacctcgactgtgattgcgatcgagatctacctcccgaccGCAAAGTACCAACCGTCGCGGCGAGCTTTGTGACCGCATCGGCCAATGTCATCATCATGGACTTAAGCTCCTCTTACGCAAAACGCTCTGTTAGCTGTAACAGGGTCATCACATCTTACTGGTACTCAGAGGTGGTGGtgaagaagacggggcggcGACTCTGTCGGCCGatctaaaaccaagtggccggggAAAATATACTAGTGAaataggaaccgggatagcctctgaattcacatactttggTAGAATTCGTTTTGTATGcgcgttcagctcggtttttGAGGGGAGCTTCTTGGgcttgtggttacgttcaagctaacagagacctttgggccccgacgtggtgttgcgttcggtagagatttagataggcCTTCCCACATCTTACTGAGATTAGACCCAGAATGCCTAGCTTATATCGTATGAATTTTCgctcgagttgaagaaagcAAAAATTCTTTGGTTCCTTTATACTTTTGACGAAGGGGGCACTCGCCCCCATATGGACTAACTTTACGACAAATAGAAGTGATGGACGATCGAGATGAGCCTAACCCGTGGACGAACAGAACGGCTAACGAAGGGGAGGTACAAAAAGTCAAATTTCATAAACTCTAATAACTTATTAGTTTACCTTTCGTAATCCATCTCCTGATTGGGAAGTTCCTGAAACGTCTCCAGCATAGCCGATTGTGTCCCAGGATCGTTGACCCCTAACATCGCCAAGTCTATCTCACTCAATGCGGACAAGTCCTTGAATCTGACTTCTTGACGGGCAAATTCGTCACTGCAGCGATCCACATCCTCACCAAACGAAGCAAGCAAGGTCTTCACAGCCTCCTGACTGCGGGTCTTTCGCACGCTCACTTCACTCTTTTTTCGTTCCGGGGTACCGCCCGTGGAATCCTCTGGATCGCGAACGCTATCATAAACCCCTTCACTTTGCTCTTCGACTCCATCCCCATACGAATGACGATACTTCACATCTGAACTCATAGCGGTCCCAATAAATTGTCACCAGGCGATatctattttaaataattttctcaCAATTGACTAAAAACGTTTTTGCGTGCgcaaaattttaaatgttttcTTGTTAAATTTAAGGTGTCAGTCTCCTCTGGTTACCTCAGCTTGCAGGGAGGatgattttttaactttttagaTAAAACTATACAAATATATCATTCGACAATTTTAACGCACAATGCAAAATCGACAGCCGGTCTGAAAACCAATTATTTTCTGGCGCGCGGCatttgttttgacatttcaCCGTTGTTGGCTTCCACTCTGTCATGAAATTGAGTGGAATTCTGTCGCAGCAGAGGCGCGCGGGCGATTATCGTCTGGGGCTCAACAGTTTCCCGAATATCCCATGTTTCACTCAATCGTTGgagagaaatttgaaattgccgGTCGGCATTGAACTGGAAATGTACTCATCCGAATTTTGGAATGTCACTTTCGCCGGCAAGGAGTTGACTCGGTGTCTTTTCTGCGATATCGATCGAAGGAGTTTGCTCCAGACACACATTTAGCCTAGAATATTTAGCGTTTTTTAATTCGACCGCTGAGCGGAATTTGCTGCCTTTTTAGTTCCACCGAAATTGTGATTTTGCCTGTTTTGTGTCGCTGAATAATTTACCGCAAAGATGACTACTTGGTTGCCAATGGAATCTAATCCCGATGTAAGTCCTATTAGCATTCCAAGTGGATGATTCATTCATTGTCTGGAAAATTTCCTGAATTATTGAAATCCGCCCTGGGTTGGGTTCGGCTTCTTTCAGGTGATGTCCAGTTATATCCATAAATTGGGCGTATCGAAGGACTGGAGCCTGATTGATGTGGTCGGTTTGGACGAAGAACTCCTGGAATGGGTTCCAAAACCCGTTAAAGCGCTAATTTTGCTGTTCCCGTGCTCAGAAGCGGTAAATTTTTTAGTTTGGTAGCAAATGGCGCAAGTTCTTATCAAGTATGTTTCCAGTATGAGAAATATCGCGACGCAGAGGATGAAAAACTGAAGCAGAACCCGCCCAAGTATCCGgacgacttgttttatatgaaACAATGCGTACATAACGCTTGCGGGACGATTGCTCTGGTTCATAGTTTGGCGAACAATAAAGAGTAAGTTTaacctttttttttgcaaagaaaaaacaatCAACAAAGCGTGCAGTAGAGAGCTACTGCTCCGCGCATATGGGTGGAGACCACAATCTTCCTATGTCAGTAATGACCGGAGTATCTTTTACGACATGTCTGCGCTAAATTAGCTCTGTCACGTCATATAATCTTGTTAAAATGCGTTGTTAACTCAATTTCATCCTACATTCAACAGAATATTTCTATAAACACCCACCATCCGTGAAAGTCTCATTTCTATAATAAACCTGATTTGATGATGGATGATGTCACAGTCATCTTTCGTGAGTATTCAAATAGTTGATGCAAATCTCTAAGCGGGACTCAATGAATAGCGCATATTTTTCAGCTACAGTTCAAATTGTAGCTCATGTCGATAAGTATCTAATTCGTACCCTGATTGGTTCTTCACTTGAGTTTGTGTTATTCCGATGAAATCAATGAAAGCTGAATTCTAAAGGGTCTTGCCCATATGGTAGCATAGAGTCAATATTTATATGGAAAGACTTAATTCTAAATCGTCCCTCAATAAGCTCGTACGTTAACTAATTAAGCTATGGGACGGATTTTGGAGGGCTCACCAAATCCATGTCCCCCTTCGGAGAAATCGATGGAAAGCTCGCATTCAGTGCCTATCGCGCGGCCAGAAAAGAAAGTATGGTAATTCTCAACTTGCGAGAAATCGGAAATCCGACTACGCCCTCCCCGTCCGCGGTACGACTGCATAAATTGACCcgtaaacggaagaggaaggctcagtAGAAGAAAACTTCAGCCGCCGGAGAGATGGGACTACAGATGGAATCCTGACTGCCAGAACTTTTTCTTTTATcgttaccaggaagagcggaagaaaggaaagctgaTGACGTGGACGCTGCTGGTGTAACGTCGATACGCGAAGATAAagccaagcggcccggacaccgtgaacctgcaAGGGCTCCGCACCTACGGCAGAAGAAGGCTGGCTGCACCATCTGGTAtagtaatgtccagagaaatggGACGCAAGAATGCGGAATGATGACAAACTGGTACCACGCTGAGGCCCATATTGGTCGCACTAGACTATTCGGTCAGCGGTAATGGGCGCAATAAGAGTGAGATCAATACAAGTGTGGTGGGCAATGCTTTGTTGTGCCCCGCACTAAGGCCTGTTCACCCCCATAGATATACGAACACAAAAGCGGGAAAAGtgcctcatttttaaggttttgtgtattaatatcaattatagcgattgacacgaaattgggtgaaaaggtggaaaccgTGAACACTCGCACGTAGGTCGTGTAAAGgggtgtaagtttttttttcaccaaatatagtcatgtggggtgtcaaatgaaaggtctcggttagtatgtttcgatcatcatcatcaacggcgcaacaaccagtatccggtctaggcctgccttaataaggaactccagacatcccggttttgcgccgagatccaccaattcgatatccctaaaaacggCAGacagtcctgacctacgccatcgctccatctcaggctgggtctgcctcgtcttctttttctaccatagatattgccattatagactttctgggctggatcatcctcatccatacagattaagtagcccaccgcaacttgttcagccggattttatccacaaccacatGGTCGTGGTGTCggacatagatttcgtcgttatgtagaccatggaatcgtccattctcatgtcggaggattcttctctcgaatgcggccaagagttcgcaatttttcttgctaagaacccaagtctccgaggaatacatgaggactggcaagatcattgtcttgtacagtaagagcttcgaccctatggtgagacgtttcgagcggaactgttttggtaagctgaaacaggttctgttggctgccaacaaccgtacgcggatttcatcatcgtagctgttatcggttgtgattttcgaccctaaataggagaaattatcaacggtctcaaagtgtagtctcttatctttattttttctgtttgaccagtgcggtttgatgttgttggttggttggtttttggtgctgacgttgcatcatatattttgtcttgccttcattgatgtgcagcccaagatctggcgccgcctgctcgatctagatgaaggcagtttgtacgtctcgggtcgttcttcccatgaagtcgatattgtcagtataagccagtagttgggtggacttaaagaggatcatatctcttgcatttaccttagcatcacggaccactttctcgagggccagattaaagaggacgcatgatagggcatccccttttcgtagactgttgttgatgttaaatggtcttgaaggtgatcctgttgcttttatctggcctcgcccattgatcagggtcaacctagtcagtcttatcaatttcgttgggataccgaattctatcatggccgtgtacagttttacccaaaACCAGGGTTAGGcggtcataggcggctttaaagtcgatgaagagatggtgaaactgatgtccatactccaacagtttttccatcgcttgccgcacagaaaatctgatctattgctgatttgcctggagtgaagcctctttggtatgggccaatgatgttctaggcgtatggggctatccggcctagcaagatagcggagaatatcttatagatggtactcagcaacgtgatacctctataattgctgcattgtgtgatatctccctttttatgtatgagacagataatgcctcgttgatgTCTCCATATttcactaattcggctgtaatttcatcggctcctggcgacttatgatttttaagccgatgaattgcacggactgtttcttctatacttattggtggcagtatttgtccgtcgtcttcagttagcagaACCTTCAActcgacgatgttctggttgttcagtggttcatcaaaatactcaacccatcgctccaacatgcccattttgtcggaaatcagatttccctctttgtctcgacaggatgagcatcgaggtgtgtaaggcttcatcctgcgggcttgttggtaaaacttgcgcgcctggtgcggttgcttgtagttttcgagttcacagacctgttggttctcccaggcttcctttttccgtctgtgaagtcgcttccccactcaccggagttcgtgataagtctctgcgcgtgcccgcgttctttgagaatggggcattcttccgttccgttgctagcttacattcatcgtcaaaccagccgttccgacttttcttgtggttgtggccaagtatctttgtggccgtatcaatgataacgttcttctggtggttgtgaagatcatttcttgatgcttcacctccaggatctCTCTTGacggcggttattgcggcatccatttcgcccttatatgtgttgcggagggctgtactgtgaatggcttcagtattcactctcacttgattgtgagAGGgggttgtaggtggtgtcgtaaatcgagctcggagcaccatgccaacgagataatggtccgagccccccctatatgttctgacattcatcaaggctgagaagtggcggcgttcaatcagcatgtggtcaatttggttgagagtgatcccatctggagaggcccacgtatgtttgtggaccgctttctgcgcaaaccggGTACctccaacaaacatttcatgcgatattgctaactgaataatccgtggtccgttatcattggtatccctatgtaagctatgagagccgacgtatcggctgaatacgagctccgtctctacttgactgttaaaatctccaagtatgattttgatatcatacttgagaccggcttcgagagtccgcttaactgcctcgtcgaaggtatccttctccgactctgcagtctcctctgtagcagcaggtttcattttttggctgactaagaaacctcccccgagcacatggtttacgggATGGccgccataatatatggtgtagtggctcttctccaggaaaccggttcatcaccagccttatattgggacagggtatcggctagctgctcaccagcattcggtctgtacagggaccgcccagtccatgagaaaatgtgcaaatcgttaatccgatgtcgttgtcgggttcgtcgttttgaaatccatcctgtccgaggctccttccgtggcttcgtaacatcggttttccatgtagggttgtcagccctatcccacccccaaactggaggaccaattggcacattttctcccgtttttaggcgccttcatccttctccgtctgcagttttttatgaaaaaggaactcccagcgatcaccacgtggaggtggagatagggtttcgtagtagagctgttggtgttggttcaacaggcgtttcccaggttttatactccatcgtgtgtatcaatccacatttcgcccttgGACCTAGACTACCCTTTGACAGCTCGATTACCTCTTTTTCGGCAAAAAATTTCTTCCTGGCGAGTATTCTTTTGaggtctgagaacaggaaaaagtcatTGGGGCCAGATCAGGAGAATATTGTGAATGTAGAAGCAGTTCGAAGCCcgattcatgcaattttgctaTTGTTTTCATTGACTTGTGCATTGCCTTGATTTAAAagcactttttttttctccaaatgggACCGTTTCCCCGCGATTTCCTTCTTCAAACGCGCCAATAACGCCATGTAATActcgctgttgatggtttttcccttctcaagatagtcgatgaatactATACCATGTGCATTCCGAAATCTGATGCCGTTGCCCAGTTAGCCGGCTGTTGCGTCTTTGCACCCTTTGGAATCGGTTCATCACGTGTAGTCCACTCAGATGACAACcattttgattctggtgtgaaatgATGTTTCGGCCATTCTCACATAGCAACGCATAAATTCAGGATTTTTAAGTAGGAAAAGCTTCAAACATTGCTCAGAATCATCAACTCGTTGTTTTTAATCAATTTTGAGCTTGCGCGGCACTCACTTTGAACAGAACTTTCGCATATCCAAACAATCATGCATGATATGTCCAATgcgttcctttgatatctttagagccttAGCCGTCccgatggattttttttttatgttttcgtcgGCAACAGCCTCTTTGGGGCGTCCACTGCTTGCATCGTCCTCGGTACTCTTTTCACCTCGTTTAAACTTAACAAAAACTTCACAATGgttgattttcttcttcttcttcttctcttttccgccaaaaagcaatgctttattaacatgcgaaattcctttttatcctttttcttcaaactaacaaaagttgctttactcaaaatgctctatcccacaaactaatagtccgacagctgtcaaatttgtacatgtGCCCTTTAACTAAAAAGCATGTGGATTTAATACTAGCAGCGTCATCTGTGTGTTAGCTTACGAAATTTTCAGCCCACCGGATATAatagaaaaggagaaaaaagaaTAAGTCACGCCGAAAATATTGGCTATCATTCATCGCAGAGGAAGGCTTGAAAACCCATAGAGTTTCGTTTTATGTTAGTTTTATGAATGTGTGCCTAACAATatggggctgcatatcaatcaaAGCCCAAAACCAGGAACTAGATATCAAATCCATGTACAGGATCATGGTAACGGAAAATTTAGTTaacactttgaaatttttgaaacgCTGCATTATTCTTTGAATATGTAGAAAGATCATGATGACTGTTTCAGTTTCGTAAACTGCACTTGCTCTGAAGACATCGTCATACAAGACTTTTTTTACCCTGGTCGGCTAATGCATCAATGTGAATGTGAATACTTACATTCATTTCCCGATACAGAAAGCACCTCATTCTGATGAATATTTGAGCAAATCAGAAAAGAAATATTGCAACAAATAGTATTACACTAACAACAAATTTCATGGATTGATTTATTAAATCACCGAATTCGTGCATTGAGCCAATAAAAGTTTAAAGGAATACAATTTTATCGATAATTTTCAGTGTCTTACTCAAAGGAGAAGGAATTCTTcaaaattatttgcaaaaagctGAACCCCTTACACACGAAGAACGTGGCCGAAAATTAGAAGCTGATGAAGCATTCACTATCGCACATCAGGAGGTGGCACAACAAGGTCAAACGACTGTTAATCTTGATGATGAAGTTGATCATCACTTTATAGCTTTGGTTAATAAGGGTGGTCATATTTACGAGTTGGATGGCGAGAGATCTGGTCCAGTTGATCACGGTGAAACATCCGAAGATAATTTCTTGAAAGTACTTTGAATTATCCGAAGAGAATTTTAAATGGAAACAGCTAAATGGATAATTTCACTTTAGGATGCTGCTCGCGTTTGTAAGGAGTTTATGGCTCGGGATCCTGATGAGATGCGTTTTACTGTGATTGCATTGGTACCGACTTTGGATTAGTCACGGGGTCTCAAGCGCTTTCAATTTGGATCAAATCAAAATCGAAACTGTTAATAAtacaaaaaataatg
The window above is part of the Hermetia illucens chromosome 3, iHerIll2.2.curated.20191125, whole genome shotgun sequence genome. Proteins encoded here:
- the LOC119651930 gene encoding ubiquitin carboxyl-terminal hydrolase isoform X1, coding for MTTWLPMESNPDVMSSYIHKLGVSKDWSLIDVVGLDEELLEWVPKPVKALILLFPCSEAYEKYRDAEDEKLKQNPPKYPDDLFYMKQCVHNACGTIALVHSLANNKDVLLKGEGILQNYLQKAEPLTHEERGRKLEADEAFTIAHQEVAQQGQTTVNLDDEVDHHFIALVNKGGHIYELDGERSGPVDHGETSEDNFLKDAARVCKEFMARDPDEMRFTVIALVPTLD